A stretch of the Apteryx mantelli isolate bAptMan1 chromosome 3, bAptMan1.hap1, whole genome shotgun sequence genome encodes the following:
- the PRPH2 gene encoding peripherin-2, with translation MALLKVKFSQKKRVKLAQGLWLMNWFSVFAGITVFSMGLFLKIELRKRSEVMDNAESHVVPNSLILMGILSCAFNGFAGKICYDSLDPTKFAKWKPLLKPYLALCFLFNILIFFVALICFLMRGSLESTLAHGLKSSMKFYRDTDTPGRCFMKKTIDMLQIEFKCCGNNGFRDWFEVQWISNRYLDFSSKEVKDRIKSNVDGRYLVDGVPFSCCNPSSPRPCIQYQITNNSAHYSYDYQTEELNLWRRGCREALLHYYTSMMSSMGAIVLFVWLFEMSVMVGLRLLHTSLESITNPEDRECESEGWILENSLKDTIKSTLESLKKIGKSNQVEADAKVAEGEEGGKTPAIATVS, from the exons ATGGCACTGTTGAAAGTCAAATTCAGCCAGAAGAAACGGGTAAAACTAGCTCAGGGACTATGGCTCATGAACTGGTTTTCAGTGTTTGCCGGAATCACTGTTTTTAGCATGGGACTGTTCCTCAAAATCGAACTCCGCAAGCGAAGCGAAGTGATGGACAATGCTGAAAGCCATGTTGTGCCCAATTCTTTGATATTGATGGGTATATTATCCTGCGCCTTCAATGGTTTTGCTGGCAAAATTTGTTATGATTCTCTGGATCCCACTAAATTTGCCAAGTGGAAGCCTTTGCTGAAACCTTACTTGGCATTGTGTTTCCTTTTTAACATCCTCATTTTCTTTGTGGCTCTGATTTGCTTCCTCATGCGAGGATCTCTGGAGAGCACCCTGGCTCACGGACTCAAGAGCAGCATGAAGTTCTACAGGGACACGGACACCCCTGGAAGGTGCTTCATGAAGAAGACAATTGACATGCTCCAAATTGAGTTCAAATGCTGTGGAAACAACGGCTTCAGAGATTGGTTTGAAGTTCAGTGGATCAGCAACAGATACCTGGACTTCAGCTCCAAAGAAGTGAAAGA TCGCATCAAAAGCAACGTGGATGGGAGGTACCTGGTTGACGGCGTCCCTTTCAGCTGCTGCAACCCCAGCTCCCCGAGACCCTGCATCCAGTACCAGATCACCAACAACTCGGCTCACTACAGCTACGACTACCAAACGGAGGAACTCAACCTCTGGCGCCGTGGCTGCAGGGAAGCCCTCCTGCACTACTACACCAGCATGATGAGCTCCATGGGCGCCATTGTCCTCTTCGTCTGGCTTTTTGAG ATGTCCGTGATGGTCGGCCTGCGGCTGCTGCACACCTCTCTGGAAAGCATCACAAATCCCGAAGACCGTGAATGTGAAAGCGAGGGGTGGATTCTAGAGAACAGCCTGAAAGACACTATCAAGTCCACGTTGGAGAGTTTGAAAAAGATTGGTAAGTCCAATCAGGTGGAAGCAGACGCCAAAGTGgctgaaggagaggaaggtggaaagaCTCCAGCCATTGCAACGGTCAGTTGA